From candidate division WOR-1 bacterium RIFOXYB2_FULL_36_35, the proteins below share one genomic window:
- a CDS encoding DNA methylase — translation MKKNQLYLGDCIEIMANKIEKESVNLIFADPPYNLSGNGLHWKGNKTGGDWFMVNEEWDRMSAPEYLQFTRKWIGAAYRALKEGGSIYVSCSYHNISEVMIVLKQLDLKINNIITWQKTNAMPNMTRRVFTHSTEFVVWAVKGKKWIFNYEELREMNPEKQKDGSLKQMRDVWQLPLVQGKERIRGKNNRAIHPTQKPEEMLRRIILASSNKGDVVLDPFLGSGTTTFVAKKLGRNWIGIEKDKNYFKVAEDRMKK, via the coding sequence ATGAAAAAAAATCAATTATATTTAGGAGATTGCATAGAGATAATGGCTAACAAGATTGAAAAGGAATCTGTTAATCTTATTTTTGCTGATCCGCCATACAATTTATCAGGTAATGGATTGCACTGGAAAGGAAATAAAACTGGCGGAGATTGGTTTATGGTAAATGAAGAATGGGACAGAATGTCTGCGCCAGAGTATTTGCAATTTACCAGAAAGTGGATTGGTGCTGCTTACCGAGCTTTGAAAGAGGGCGGGTCAATCTATGTGTCTTGTAGTTATCATAATATTTCGGAAGTAATGATTGTTTTAAAACAGCTTGATTTAAAAATAAACAATATTATCACTTGGCAAAAAACGAATGCGATGCCAAATATGACGAGAAGGGTTTTTACTCACTCAACTGAATTTGTTGTGTGGGCGGTTAAGGGTAAAAAATGGATTTTTAACTACGAGGAATTACGTGAAATGAATCCTGAAAAACAAAAGGATGGCTCGCTGAAACAAATGAGGGATGTTTGGCAATTACCATTAGTTCAGGGAAAGGAAAGAATTAGAGGAAAGAATAATCGGGCTATTCACCCGACTCAAAAACCAGAAGAAATGCTCCGTAGAATCATCCTCGCATCGTCTAACAAAGGAGATGTTGTTCTGGACCCATTTTTAGGAAGCGGAACAACGACTTTTGTCGCTAAAAAGCTTGGTAGAAATTGGATAGGAATTGAAAAAGATAAAAATTATTTTAAGGTTGCAGAAGATCGAATGAAAAAATAA
- a CDS encoding DNA methyltransferase: MRKGYFQLQNRRYLGNKYKLLGFIEDIISEKCGKINSFCDIFAGTGVVGDRFNDSEIKIISNDFLSANFVCLQAFLGTSIDVRENISQKIEQLNKLPSEEENYFSKHFGGTYFSEENAKKIGTIREEIEIISENDNEKSILICSLLYAMDKVANTVGHYDAFRKDLDMTQPIKLLIPNIDHLNNKNNEIYKEDANALIRKISCDVLYIDPPYNSRQYSDAYHLMENLAEWKKPEVIGIAKKMDRTHIKSAYCLKNAIHSFEDLINNANCKHILLSYNNTGDSKDGRSNARMSDNDILRILNNKGDVEIFEKDYKAFTTGKSNGDNNAERIFYCKVTK; this comes from the coding sequence ATTAGAAAAGGATATTTCCAATTGCAGAACAGAAGATATTTAGGAAACAAATACAAACTGCTCGGCTTCATTGAGGATATAATTTCTGAAAAATGCGGTAAAATAAATTCATTTTGTGATATTTTTGCTGGCACAGGTGTGGTTGGAGATCGATTTAATGATTCAGAAATTAAAATAATTTCTAATGATTTTCTTTCTGCAAACTTTGTTTGCTTGCAAGCATTCTTAGGGACAAGTATAGATGTTAGAGAGAATATTTCACAAAAAATAGAGCAATTAAACAAATTACCTTCAGAAGAAGAAAATTATTTTTCAAAACATTTTGGCGGAACTTATTTTTCGGAAGAAAATGCAAAAAAAATAGGCACGATACGAGAAGAAATAGAAATAATTTCAGAAAACGACAATGAGAAAAGTATTCTCATTTGTTCATTGCTTTACGCAATGGATAAAGTAGCAAATACTGTCGGACACTATGATGCATTCAGAAAAGATTTAGACATGACACAACCCATTAAACTTTTGATTCCCAATATTGATCATTTAAATAATAAGAATAACGAAATTTACAAAGAGGATGCAAACGCGCTTATTAGAAAAATTTCTTGTGATGTTTTATATATTGATCCACCATACAATTCTAGGCAATATTCAGATGCTTATCATCTTATGGAAAATTTAGCAGAGTGGAAAAAACCAGAAGTTATTGGTATAGCAAAAAAAATGGATCGTACCCATATTAAAAGTGCTTATTGTTTAAAAAATGCGATCCATTCATTTGAAGACTTAATCAATAATGCAAACTGTAAGCATATTCTGCTTTCTTATAATAATACTGGTGACTCAAAAGACGGGCGGTCAAACGCAAGAATGAGTGACAATGATATTTTGAGAATATTAAATAATAAAGGTGATGTAGAGATTTTTGAAAAAGATTACAAGGCCTTTACTACTGGCAAGAGTAATGGTGACAATAATGCGGAACGTATTTTTTATTGTAAAGTAACAAAATAA